The DNA window AGAGAAAGGGTGTCCGGCTGTCTCCCAGCGAACGGAGAATACTGGATAAATAATTGTATAATAAGGTAAATGGAATTCCCAGAAAAATAATCAGCAGATAGTGATAGGCTCCGCGGAAGATGTCCTCCGGAACTGACAGCAGATGCAGGATCTGTGGACAGCATACAGAACAAAGAATCGTCACTGTCACACCGATTCCCCCAGTCAGTACCGCACCGTTAAATACATAATTTCTCATCGTATCCATCTTTTCTGCCCCAAAGTACTTGGCAACCGGTACACCGAATCCGGTACAGCATCCCATACAGAATCCCAGAACCAGAAACTGTACACTGCTGCTTGCCCCCACACTTGCCAGTGCTTTCGCCCCAAGAATCTGTCCTACGATCGCCGCATCGATAATATTATACGTCTGTTGCAATAAATTTCCGATTAAAAGGGGAAGTGCAAACTGAAGCATCAGTTTTAACGGGTTCCCCTTTGTCATAGATGTTGACATTGTTTCGCTTCCTTTCATATGAATCTGCTCTGTTATTATTTAGCGGATTCTGTTATTTTACATCACTGTTTTGCTATTCTACAGTTATCTCTATGTACCGCTTCCGCATCTTCCAGTTATATTTCCCTCTTTGTTCCTGTAACTTTCTATGTGTTTTGATACTTTTCGATATTCTTCCTGTTTTTATTTCCTTGGATAACGTAAACTCTTCAAATATACTTTCTGCTCCGGTGTGATTCGAAAGCTCTCCACCGCTTTCTGAATCGTCTTCTGATGCACCCAGCGATCCAGTTTCCGTTCTTCCAGATATGGAATCACCGTATCCCACTGCTTCGCAAGCGCTGTCGCAAAATACCAGGCAATCATCATGTTTACATAATATTCTTCCGACCGTACCCTTGCAACCAGATCGGCATATTCCGGTCTGTACGCGTCATCCAGATACAGTCGCATCAGTATCCCGATTCCATACCGGATCGTGTAGGTGTCTGTGGAAGTCACCCACTCCCGAATCACCGGAAGTAATTCCTCCAGGTGTTTTTCGAAGCATTTCGGTGCCGGCAGATCGCACGTTGCCCAGTTATTTATATATGGAAGAAACTCCTTCACTTTCCGCAGACATTCCGGGTAATCTTTAATCTTTGTTACCAGCAGCATATGCAGATTGTTTTCTTCATAATAGCGATGTGGCAGTTCTTTTAAAAACGCCTCGGCTTCCTGACTGTGATCTCTGGCAAATTCCCCGGCGAACTTCCGCAACACCGGCGTGCGGATTCCAATAATATCTTCTTTCGGAATTCCCGGAATCAGTCTGGCATGAAATTCCCGATATCCAGGATCCTGCAATGCAAATAACTGTTTTTGCAGTTCTGTTTTCATTTTCATATTTCCTCTCTTCTTCGTATTTTCTGCCGGTTCTTCCTTCATTCCGCTTTGTTTATTCCCAGGCATACATGATGACACTCCACGGTTTGCATGAAACGCTCTAGTTTCCTCACCAATTTCTGCAAAACCTTTTTTTACAATTTCTTTCCCTTTTCTCTTTACGTTGTCCGTTGCTTCCTTTCCGGCTTATTTTTTATAGATTTTCGTATAGTTCCATATTAGACCATCCGTTTTCCTTTGTAAACTTTTGATGATTCTTTTCTTTCATCACCGTTTCGGTTGATACCTCATATCCGACACCGTATATACCGTAATAAATGCCTTCGGATCTTCACGGTTCATGTAGTTCATCAGTTTCTGGTACTCGCCTTTATCTACAATCGTAATAATCTCGTTTCTTTTTTCCATATTATAGGCTCCGATCGACTCATAGATCGTCGCACCACTGTGCAGATCATGAATGATAAACTGGCGCAGTTCCTCTTCTTTCTTCGTGATGATGCAAACTCTCCGTTTGACGTTATGATTAAAAATAAAGTGATCCAGCACCAATCCGTTAAAATATGTTCCAAGTACGCTCAGTACCACCGTCTTTTTATCGTACACAAGCGCCGCAGACAGTGCCACACACATCCCGGACAACGACATCGCTTTTCCCAGATCCATGTGCAGATATTTGTTCATAATCTTGGCCACAATATCCAACCCGCCCGAAGATGCATTGCGATTAAATAATATACTCAGTCCCACACTGACTACCAGAATATAACACAGCACATCCAACTCCTGGCTGTTCGTCATCGAGCCAAAATCCGGAAAAATCCCCTCAAACACACCCAGAAACAGTGGAAGCATCACACTGGTATATACTGTTTTCACCCCAAACTCTCTCCCACAGGTGAAAAATCCGATAATCAGCAAGACCACATTCAAAATCATTGTAATCGCCGACAATGGTAAGGGAATAAAATTCGAAAGCACAATACCAAGACCTGATATGCTGCTTACGGAAGCATGGCTCGGTACAAGAAAGAAATAAACCGCCGCGGCAATAATGGCTACCGCAACCGTTAATATACTTGTCTCTTTGATGATACTTTTATAATCTGTTTTTAGATTCGTCATTTTTAAGTTCTCCTGCTTATTTTTTCCAGTCTATTATAGTACAGATCTTCACGATAAGAAACAGAAAATTCCAGAACTTTTCCCCATACAGAAAAACCCCGGAAACCTTACGATTCCGGGGTATCTTACGTTTGGACACAATGTTATCTTGCTATCCCTGATACCTTATTCTTTCTACCAGCGTTTCCTTTTTCAGATTACTGCTTAAAACGCAGGAAAGTACAATCTGCAACAGACCGACCAAAAAAATCATAATAAAAATTGGTACGATTGGAACATGATAGATATTCATTCCAAATATTCCATTATGTTTTGCATAGGAAAAAAGTGCATAGCCGAGCGGCAGACCAATGATCAAAGCTACGCATATGGTACCAACCGTAAACATCAGTCCCTGTAACTGCAGGCATAAATTTAATTGTTTATTTGTCATACCCACAGCCTGTAATATACCATATTCCGGCTTTTTTGTCGTAATATTCATGATCATGGTATTCGCCATATTCATAAACCCGATGAGTCCTACGATAGCCATAAACAGATAACAGCCAAGCTTCATCATGCTGCTTGCAAATTCGGCAGATTGTAACTGCGCATGATAAGTATCCATTTTTATATGCGAAGTATTAGAAATCAAAGTATTCAGACTTTGTTCTACAGATACCACATCTTTTTTATCACAGTCCACCCACAGATAGCCATAGGCTGTTCCTCTCGGATTCATGGAACGGTATACACCTTCCGGAATGACAAGATAAGTGTCCGCACTTACAAAAGATCCTGCAATCTTTCCCTGATAGGTATAGGTTCCACTTCCATTCTCAAAGTCAAATGCAATGGATTCACCCGGAGCATATCCATCTTGTTCCATCCACGTTGACCAGCCAAAGAAAATATCACCATTCTTTACCGCCTGATCATAGTCCATAGAGCCAATATCCCCTTCTTGGCGCATAAAATCAAAATCCTTTTTACTCACAATAGTAGCCGGAAATCTTGTTCCGTTCAAATTTACAGAGACAATCTCTCTCGTCATGACATCTGTTACTCCCGGAATGCTTTTGATTTCTTCAATCAGCGAATCATTCAATGGATCATCCGTCAAAATCGTATCCAGATTATTCTCCGGATATCTTTCATCATACTCAGCAGAATAGTCAAGCTGCAGTTCAAATTGTCCATGATTAACGGAAAGGCGTGCTTCATGCTCCGTGTCAATATTTCCCACATAATTAGAGATAATCACAAACAATACGCAAGAAAAACCCATTGTGAGGATAGTACCAATGGTTCTTTTGGGATTACCCGTTACATTTGCCATTGCCATAGAAAACACGGTGACATTTTTTCTGCCATTTCGTTTTCCTTTTTTTTGTGTTTCTACATTTTCTAAATACCGTGTTGCTTCGATAGGTGAAATCCGTGAAACAATTTTCATTGGTTTACGCAGTGCCAAAGCAACGGTAAGAAATGATACGAAAATACAGAGAAGCATAACAGGCAGGGAAAACAGAGGCACCTGCTGATTTTGAACTCCCATAGAGCCAGTTCCGGTTGATACAAGGTTCCCCTGTTCTACCAGCCAGTTAAAACCGCATTTTGCAATCAGAAAGCCAAAAAGCAATCCAACTGGTATTGAAAAAAATGTCAAAAAAATGCCCTCTCTGAAGATCAGTTGTTTCATCTGCTTTTTTGTCGCTCCCAGAGCCTTGATTTTTCCATACTCCTGTATCTTGTTGGCAATACCGACCTGAAAAATATTATAAATGACCACAACAGAGAAAAGTACAATTGCAAGAATCAAAACTCCGCATACCGCAATCGTTTCATAACTCGGCTGCAAGACCCATTGCAAATAGAGATCATTGACTATAACGTTTTTTTCTTCGATCCCACAAGCTGCTGCAATCTGCTTTATAACCGAATCAATATTATTCATAGATACATTTGCAGAATCATTTAAAGTAAAATAAATATTATACTGTCTGTCATTCTCTGCGACGTGCTCATCATAAAACTCCTGTGACCCGAAAGCAACATAAGATGCCTCGATGGTATACTCATCCCGATCATATAGGATTCCGCTGACAACAAATTCTTCCGGCTTATATTCTGACTGCATCCCTGCGCGGTAATCCAGTGTAACCGTATCTCCGACCTTTACATCATCATATCCCATTTCACTAAAAAATGCTCTTCCTGCGGCAATTTCCTGCATTTTTTCCGGATACTTTCCTTCCTTCAACTCATATTCTTTATTATAAGGAAGCATTTTTCTTGCAGTCTCATCCATGCAGACAAACCCGCCTTTTTCATTGCCTTTTATGATACCTTCGGTGCACATAGTGCCTGTAGCATCTATTTCCGCACGGCGGTTTACTTCTTTTAACTGCGATCCGTCTGCGGAAACAAACAGACCATAATTGCTTCCATATGATCCTGCCGCCTGACTTTTCTGTAAATGAATTACCCCATTTCCCACAGTACTGATGATAACAAGCAGCATCGTGGTCAGACAGATTGCCATCATGATCAGTATACTTCTTGTCCTGTTCCTTTTGTCATTGCTATATGCAATCCTGCTTATTGTCTTCATCTGAAATCCACCACCTGTCCGTCCTCAATCACCAGAATACGGTCAGCGACCTGTGCAATTTCGTCATCATGGGTAATCATTACAATTGTCTGTCCATATTTTTTTGCTGTCATCTTAAGCAGGGCGATTACCTCATCACTGGTCTTAGAATCAAGATTTCCTGTCGGCTCATCTGCAAATATAATTTCCGGACGATTCACCAGTGCTCTTGCAATTGCTACTCTCTGCTGCTGTCCTCCGGATAACTGATTTGGCAGATTATAAATCCGGTTTTCAATCCCCAGAGTTGCAATAATATCATTTACATACGCTTCATCCACTTTTCTTCCATCCAGCCCCAGTGGCAGTACAATATTTTCCCAGACATTAACAGATGAAACCAGATTAAATGCCTGAAAAACAAATCCGATTTTTCTTCTGCGGAAAACAGCAAGGGCATCTTCCTTCATCCTGTATAAATCTTTCCCTGCTAAAGTAACACTGCCTTTTGTCGGGGTGTCTAGCCCTCCAAGCATATGAAGTAATGTACTTTTACCGGAACCTGACTTTCCAACAATTGCGACAAATTCTCCCTGCTCAATCTGAATGTCCACCTGATTGACCGCTTTGACCTGATTCTCACCTGCGCCATAAAACTTACAAAGCTGCTTGGTTTCTAATATCACACTCATGTGTTGCCTCCTTTTCAATTCTGTAAAGCGTACCTTTTCAGCACGCTTTCTTTGCCTGTTTATATATTTGGTCATTTTTCAACCTACATCCAAATTGTATCAGGACAATCTTTCATTTCACTTTCAAAAAACGAGCAGAAATCTTACAGAATTGTAAGATTTCTGCTCACTTAAAATTTAACCAACATATGGTAATTGAATCACAAACGTGCTTCCTTTTTTCTTTTTGCCGGAGGTTACCGTAATCGTACCTTCGTGTTTTTCGATAATTTCTCTCGATAGAAAAAGTCCGATTCCTGTACCACTCTTTTCCATGACCTCCTTGGAACTTCCTCTGTAAAATCGTTGAAAAATTTTGTGATACTCATTCTGCGGAATACCAATTCCCTGATCCTCAATTTCCATTCTTACAAGATCGTTTCTTTTTTGTAACCGGATAAATATTTTTGAACCACACGGACTGTACTTGACCGCATTATCCAGAACGTTGATCACAGCTTCACCAAGCCACCTTTTATCCTGCATAACCGTGCATGTTTCAAGCTCTTTTTCATAGTCAAAAACGAATTCAATTTCTTTCTCATCCGCTTTAGGATAAGTGCGGTTCACAGCAGATATGACAGTATCCATAAGCGGAAGTTTTTTCTTATTAATCTGAATCAGTCCGGTTTCCATCTTGGATATTTCAAGAAGCGACTGCAATAATGTCTCCAGTCCATCCAGAGCACTCCGACAACGGATACGAAACTCCTCCTGTTCTGTGGCACTTAAGTCATTCTGCATCAGCACACTAAAACATGTATCCAAAGCTGCAACCGGTGTCTTTAACTGGTGAGAAATATCAGAAACCATTTCTTTCGTGTTCTCCTTTTCTGCTCTTGCTTCTTCCTTTATCAACTGAATATGATGTCCGATTGCTTCAAGCTGGTCATTCAATTTTTCCAGTTCTGCATGATTTTCCGTTTTCAGTAAATCATCAAATTTATTTTCACGGAATCTGATCAGAATTTCTTCCAACTGGTCTAAAATTTTCTGATGACACGCATCTTCTTTTTTCTTCCAATAAAGTAAAAAAGTCAAAAGAAGCACGCATATCACAGTGCTTACAGCACCGGTCACCATAACCTGATGCCGGAATTGCGAATAAAATGCATTCCCTTTATTCCCCCAGTATCCATATTGCTCCAATAATCGCCTTCCCTGTTCGTTAGTTTCAATATCCTTATCCTTAAGCAATTCCGAAACAGCATCCAGCCCGGAAAATTCTTCCTTTGCAGCAATCTCTGTCATAAGATTCATTTTATATTTATAATCTTCATAAAACACATACGTGGTAAAGCAATTTAATATTGCAAACAATACTATGACAGGCAATACCAAGGAGAGCACTACTGTGATCTTCTTGCGATATCTCTTTTTCACTGCCTTACCTCCTGATTCCATATATACCCAAGACCTCTGATATTCTTTATATAGACCGGTGCAGCCGGATTGTCTTCGATTTTCTCACGGAGTCTTCTGATATTGACAGCGATTGTATTTTCATCCACAAAATCCCCTTCCAGATCAAACACATTTTCCAATATTTGTGTTTTTGAAAGAATCTGTTTCGGATTCTGAAGAAAAAAAGTCAGCATTTTCAACTCCGTTTTTGTCAGACTGATTTCACGACTCTTTATCAGGACTTTCATTTCTCCTGCGATAAATACGATATCTCCCGAAATCATCTTTCCGGCTTCCGTTTTCTCCTGTCTGCGGCGGAAATGTGCTTCTATTTTCAAAAGAAGTACCGAAAGACTAAACGGCTTTGTAATATAATCATCTGCCCCTGCTTCATATCCCATGACCTGATCCATCTCCTGATCTAGTGCTGTAAGACAAATAATGTATGTATTATAATTGCATCTCATCCACCTTACAAATTCCAGTCCATTCCCATCCGGAAGATTCACATCACAAATGGTAACATCCACATTATGATCACTTGCAATTCTTTTCGCTTTTTTCACTGATTCTGCTGAAAAAACCTCATATTCGCATTTTTTCAGTGAAAATGTAATTCCACGATTTAAATTTTCATCATCTTCAACCACGAGTATACCTGGCATAGCATATGCACCTCTCTTTGTTAACTATTTCTCCTCTTCGTTAAGACCTAGAGCGTGTCTGAAAAAGGCTTTTCGTGAGCTGCGAGTCCCAGTTTGTGGGAGATTTTATCCGAATAAGGGCGGCGTAGCGGGCTACGGCAACCGAATGAGGGTAAAATATACCGCAAAGTGGGGCTTGCAGATTGCGGAAATGATTTTTCAGACACGCTCTAGTTCATTACCTCTGTCAATTCTGATTTTTCTTCACTTTATTTTACCATAGTGTTTTCTAAAGTGCTATTCCAATATATACAAAAGTGTAAATGAACGATCCTGTGCCACTTCATCAGTACTCATTATATAATTGTAACTTGCCATAATAGCAAACATTCGCAGGAGTTTCTTTTTGGCACCGTTTTGGCACCGCAAGCCTTCTTTTTCAATTTTAAATTTATCCGTATTTCATCTTGCTGATAAACGTAAACGTCAAACCACTCGCCTAGCCGGATCAGCACATTTATGAGATACTCTAAAAAGTACGAAAAAACTAACTAGTTTTTTAGAGGAGGACTAAAGTATGGACCAATCAACTCATGATGTAAGACGCACCAACTGGCTGAACATTATAGAACAATGTCAGCAAAGGCCGGAAAATATGACCGTGAAGCAATGGCTTGCCGATAATGGTATCAAAGAAAAATCTTATTATTACTGGCTCCGAAAATTCCGCAAAGAAGCGTATGAGCAAATGCAGATGCCACCAGCCACTTCATCTTCGGAAATCACGTTTGCTGAGATCTCTGTTCCGTTAAGCAGGCAGGAAGAACCGATACACTCCTTTCAGGAACAACCTCCGGTTGCCATCATCAAAAATGGTGCTTTATCCATTGCGATATCTAACGATATTTCGGAAGCCCTGCTTGACAGGATCTTCCAGGTGATCCGTCATGCTTAACGATGCAGCAGGAATCCGCAGGGTTGTACTCGCCTGCGGATATGTTGATCTGCGGAAAGGCATTGACGGACTGTCCATGATCATCGGTGACAGATACCATCAGAATCCTTTTGAAAAAGGAACTCTTTTTCTTTTCTGCGGAAGAAGATCCGACCGGATCAAAGGTCTGCTTTGGATGGGAGATGGATTCCTGCTTCTGTACAAACGCTTAGAAGACGGATCCCTGACCTGGCCCAGGACAGAACAGGAAGCTGCAGAACTTACAGAGGAACAGTTCCAGTATCTGATGCTCGGACTGAACCCACTGGACCCAAAGATCAAAGAGGTCCATCCGAAAAGAGCACTCTGACTTTTGTGCAAAACAGAGATTTTTTCAGCGTTTTCATCAGGTCAAAAATCAGTCGTTGTAACATAGGTTTTCACTCTTTCCAGACGCACTCAGTGCATCTGAGAATGATTGAAAATAAATTTTTTGAACCTTGAAAATACTATATTTTCTTATGTTTATGGACGTTATACGGCTTTTTGGCACATAGGCATAATGACGAAGACGTCATTCTTGGAAATTCGCCATTTTCCGTTGTTTCTGTTATAATGGATACAGTGAAAAGGAGCGGGACAATGGATCATAAACATACACTTACTGAACTGAATAACTGCAGCCGCGAGGAACTGATTACCATGGTTCTTTCCATGCAGGGACAGCTGGATATGCTGAACCAGAACATAGAAAAACTGATCGAACAGGTACGCCTCGCCAACAGCTATCGTTTTGGCAAACATACGGAAACTTTAAAATCGATCGACGGACAGCTCTCCTTTTTTGATGAAGCAGAAGCTGCATA is part of the Blautia faecicola genome and encodes:
- the tnpB gene encoding IS66 family insertion sequence element accessory protein TnpB (TnpB, as the term is used for proteins encoded by IS66 family insertion elements, is considered an accessory protein, since TnpC, encoded by a neighboring gene, is a DDE family transposase.), whose protein sequence is MLNDAAGIRRVVLACGYVDLRKGIDGLSMIIGDRYHQNPFEKGTLFLFCGRRSDRIKGLLWMGDGFLLLYKRLEDGSLTWPRTEQEAAELTEEQFQYLMLGLNPLDPKIKEVHPKRAL
- a CDS encoding YitT family protein — protein: MTNLKTDYKSIIKETSILTVAVAIIAAAVYFFLVPSHASVSSISGLGIVLSNFIPLPLSAITMILNVVLLIIGFFTCGREFGVKTVYTSVMLPLFLGVFEGIFPDFGSMTNSQELDVLCYILVVSVGLSILFNRNASSGGLDIVAKIMNKYLHMDLGKAMSLSGMCVALSAALVYDKKTVVLSVLGTYFNGLVLDHFIFNHNVKRRVCIITKKEEELRQFIIHDLHSGATIYESIGAYNMEKRNEIITIVDKGEYQKLMNYMNREDPKAFITVYTVSDMRYQPKR
- a CDS encoding sensor histidine kinase — its product is MESGGKAVKKRYRKKITVVLSLVLPVIVLFAILNCFTTYVFYEDYKYKMNLMTEIAAKEEFSGLDAVSELLKDKDIETNEQGRRLLEQYGYWGNKGNAFYSQFRHQVMVTGAVSTVICVLLLTFLLYWKKKEDACHQKILDQLEEILIRFRENKFDDLLKTENHAELEKLNDQLEAIGHHIQLIKEEARAEKENTKEMVSDISHQLKTPVAALDTCFSVLMQNDLSATEQEEFRIRCRSALDGLETLLQSLLEISKMETGLIQINKKKLPLMDTVISAVNRTYPKADEKEIEFVFDYEKELETCTVMQDKRWLGEAVINVLDNAVKYSPCGSKIFIRLQKRNDLVRMEIEDQGIGIPQNEYHKIFQRFYRGSSKEVMEKSGTGIGLFLSREIIEKHEGTITVTSGKKKKGSTFVIQLPYVG
- a CDS encoding response regulator transcription factor — its product is MPGILVVEDDENLNRGITFSLKKCEYEVFSAESVKKAKRIASDHNVDVTICDVNLPDGNGLEFVRWMRCNYNTYIICLTALDQEMDQVMGYEAGADDYITKPFSLSVLLLKIEAHFRRRQEKTEAGKMISGDIVFIAGEMKVLIKSREISLTKTELKMLTFFLQNPKQILSKTQILENVFDLEGDFVDENTIAVNIRRLREKIEDNPAAPVYIKNIRGLGYIWNQEVRQ
- a CDS encoding ABC transporter ATP-binding protein, with product MSVILETKQLCKFYGAGENQVKAVNQVDIQIEQGEFVAIVGKSGSGKSTLLHMLGGLDTPTKGSVTLAGKDLYRMKEDALAVFRRRKIGFVFQAFNLVSSVNVWENIVLPLGLDGRKVDEAYVNDIIATLGIENRIYNLPNQLSGGQQQRVAIARALVNRPEIIFADEPTGNLDSKTSDEVIALLKMTAKKYGQTIVMITHDDEIAQVADRILVIEDGQVVDFR
- a CDS encoding DUF6783 domain-containing protein, coding for MQAPLCGIFYPHSVAVARYAALIRIKSPTNWDSQLTKSLFQTRSRS
- a CDS encoding ABC transporter permease; this translates as MKTISRIAYSNDKRNRTRSILIMMAICLTTMLLVIISTVGNGVIHLQKSQAAGSYGSNYGLFVSADGSQLKEVNRRAEIDATGTMCTEGIIKGNEKGGFVCMDETARKMLPYNKEYELKEGKYPEKMQEIAAGRAFFSEMGYDDVKVGDTVTLDYRAGMQSEYKPEEFVVSGILYDRDEYTIEASYVAFGSQEFYDEHVAENDRQYNIYFTLNDSANVSMNNIDSVIKQIAAACGIEEKNVIVNDLYLQWVLQPSYETIAVCGVLILAIVLFSVVVIYNIFQVGIANKIQEYGKIKALGATKKQMKQLIFREGIFLTFFSIPVGLLFGFLIAKCGFNWLVEQGNLVSTGTGSMGVQNQQVPLFSLPVMLLCIFVSFLTVALALRKPMKIVSRISPIEATRYLENVETQKKGKRNGRKNVTVFSMAMANVTGNPKRTIGTILTMGFSCVLFVIISNYVGNIDTEHEARLSVNHGQFELQLDYSAEYDERYPENNLDTILTDDPLNDSLIEEIKSIPGVTDVMTREIVSVNLNGTRFPATIVSKKDFDFMRQEGDIGSMDYDQAVKNGDIFFGWSTWMEQDGYAPGESIAFDFENGSGTYTYQGKIAGSFVSADTYLVIPEGVYRSMNPRGTAYGYLWVDCDKKDVVSVEQSLNTLISNTSHIKMDTYHAQLQSAEFASSMMKLGCYLFMAIVGLIGFMNMANTMIMNITTKKPEYGILQAVGMTNKQLNLCLQLQGLMFTVGTICVALIIGLPLGYALFSYAKHNGIFGMNIYHVPIVPIFIMIFLVGLLQIVLSCVLSSNLKKETLVERIRYQG
- a CDS encoding DNA alkylation repair protein yields the protein MKEEPAENTKKRGNMKMKTELQKQLFALQDPGYREFHARLIPGIPKEDIIGIRTPVLRKFAGEFARDHSQEAEAFLKELPHRYYEENNLHMLLVTKIKDYPECLRKVKEFLPYINNWATCDLPAPKCFEKHLEELLPVIREWVTSTDTYTIRYGIGILMRLYLDDAYRPEYADLVARVRSEEYYVNMMIAWYFATALAKQWDTVIPYLEERKLDRWVHQKTIQKAVESFRITPEQKVYLKSLRYPRK